One window from the genome of Streptomyces cadmiisoli encodes:
- a CDS encoding class F sortase — protein MYFSEPDEEEVQRKKRAPWGVIALVLLTGLALIRNGSGEFDAGPPQPASAAAADTRTAPGTSPNAPQALPFSTPGRVRIPAIQVDAPMTPVGLDAQGWVDAPPPETPNLAGWFTGAVTPGEKGTAVVVGHVDNSKGPAVFYGLGALKQRNRVEITRQDGKTAVFEVYSVEVFNKDDFPGDRVYGSKGTPELRVITCGGGFTQQNGYDGNVVAFARMVEVR, from the coding sequence ATGTACTTTTCCGAGCCGGACGAAGAGGAGGTGCAGCGGAAGAAGCGTGCCCCGTGGGGCGTGATAGCGCTTGTTCTGCTGACCGGTCTCGCACTCATCCGGAATGGTTCGGGGGAGTTCGACGCCGGACCGCCGCAGCCCGCGTCGGCCGCCGCGGCGGACACCCGCACCGCCCCGGGCACGTCCCCGAACGCCCCGCAAGCGCTGCCCTTCTCCACACCCGGGCGGGTCAGGATTCCCGCCATCCAGGTCGACGCGCCCATGACACCCGTCGGCCTGGACGCGCAGGGCTGGGTCGACGCGCCGCCGCCGGAGACCCCGAACCTCGCGGGCTGGTTCACCGGTGCCGTCACCCCGGGCGAGAAGGGCACCGCCGTGGTGGTCGGCCATGTGGACAACTCGAAGGGTCCCGCCGTGTTCTACGGCCTCGGCGCGCTGAAGCAGCGCAACCGGGTCGAGATCACCCGGCAGGACGGGAAGACCGCCGTGTTCGAGGTCTACAGCGTCGAGGTGTTCAACAAGGACGACTTCCCGGGCGACCGGGTCTACGGCTCCAAGGGCACGCCCGAACTGCGGGTCATCACCTGCGGCGGCGGCTTCACCCAGCAGAACGGCTACGACGGGAACGTCGTCGCGTTCGCCCGCATGGTCGAGGTCCGCTGA
- a CDS encoding polysaccharide deacetylase family protein, which yields MKKDQLLTRRRALLGGVAALGAAGAAGLLGLGAGGDPAAPAAPAAGAPARRPLKPSTYRLQPLVGHGGPNASRTLVRREPVLRMTGVGRTMVLTFDDGPDRRYTPDILSTLRAYDVRAMFFVCGEMVVDNKDLLAEMAEEGHVVGNHTWSHPLLTELSRGRIRSEMERTSDVIEETYGERPRWFRAPYGAWNRSAFQLGAELGMEPLAWTVDTLDWTEPGTRTIVDQVENGAGPGVVVLSHDAGGDRSQSVRALRDYLPQLLDDGYHITVPRRHQV from the coding sequence ATGAAGAAGGATCAGTTGCTCACGCGCCGGCGGGCGTTGCTCGGGGGCGTCGCCGCTCTGGGCGCGGCCGGCGCCGCCGGTCTCCTCGGACTGGGCGCGGGCGGCGACCCGGCCGCTCCCGCGGCCCCCGCCGCGGGAGCCCCGGCACGCCGCCCGCTCAAGCCCTCCACCTACCGCCTCCAGCCCCTCGTGGGACACGGCGGGCCGAACGCCTCCAGGACCCTCGTACGCCGCGAGCCGGTCCTGCGCATGACGGGCGTCGGCCGCACCATGGTGCTGACCTTCGACGACGGACCCGACCGGCGCTACACCCCCGACATCCTGAGCACGCTGCGCGCGTACGACGTCCGCGCCATGTTCTTCGTGTGCGGCGAGATGGTCGTCGACAACAAGGACCTGCTCGCGGAGATGGCCGAGGAGGGCCACGTCGTCGGCAACCACACCTGGTCCCACCCGCTGCTGACCGAGCTGAGCCGTGGACGCATCCGCTCCGAGATGGAACGCACCAGCGACGTGATCGAGGAGACGTACGGCGAGCGCCCCCGCTGGTTCCGCGCCCCCTACGGCGCCTGGAACCGGTCGGCCTTCCAGCTGGGCGCCGAGCTGGGCATGGAGCCGCTCGCCTGGACCGTCGACACGCTCGACTGGACCGAACCGGGCACCCGCACCATCGTCGACCAGGTGGAGAACGGCGCCGGGCCCGGTGTCGTGGTGCTCTCGCACGACGCCGGGGGAGACCGCTCGCAGAGCGTGCGGGCACTGCGCGACTATCTGCCGCAGCTGCTGGACGACGGCTACCACATCACCGTGCCCCGTCGCCACCAGGTGTGA
- a CDS encoding universal stress protein produces the protein MEKHPQRFERGTDGPKVILVGADGSDSSMRAVAYAAGLARRQNALLAVVYVQPVMAAGAAFGAPVAATTREIADELVAEIREATERLKGIFELRWEFRTFHGDPYNGLVKAADELKADAVVVGASEQAGHRIVGSVAVRLVKVGRWPVTVVP, from the coding sequence ATGGAAAAGCACCCGCAACGGTTCGAGCGCGGCACGGACGGTCCCAAGGTCATCCTGGTCGGCGCGGACGGCTCCGACAGCTCGATGCGGGCCGTTGCCTACGCGGCCGGCCTGGCCCGCAGGCAGAACGCGCTGCTCGCCGTCGTGTACGTCCAGCCGGTGATGGCGGCGGGTGCGGCGTTCGGGGCGCCGGTCGCGGCGACCACCCGCGAGATCGCCGACGAGCTGGTGGCGGAGATCCGCGAGGCGACCGAGCGGCTGAAGGGGATATTCGAGCTGCGCTGGGAGTTCCGCACCTTCCACGGCGATCCCTACAACGGTCTGGTGAAGGCGGCGGACGAGCTGAAGGCGGACGCGGTCGTCGTGGGCGCCTCCGAACAGGCCGGTCATCGCATCGTGGGCTCCGTGGCGGTGCGGCTGGTGAAGGTGGGCCGCTGGCCGGTGACCGTGGTGCCGTAG
- a CDS encoding amino acid permease, with the protein MARLRAGEGVLRRKPIEHIEETEVGEGPRLDRTLGLWQLTAIGVGGIIGAGIFTLAGTVANGTAGPAVVVSFLIAGVASAAAALSYAEFAGLIPKAGSAYTYGYAVLGELAGWFIGWDLLLEYTAIVAVVAIGISGYFGFLIGELGADLPSWMLGAPGTGAGHRIDLFAAVLCLLIAYLLNLGMRNAARFETVVVVLKVLVVLLVIVVGVFHIDTANYDPFFPYGVGGAFTGAATVFFAVFGYDAMSTAAEESKDAQRHMPKAILYSLAISMVLYVAACMVLTGMQNYREIDQESGFSTAFKSVGLSGLADVIAVGAIIGILTVMFTFMLGVTRVWYSMSRDGLLPTWFAKTHPTRHVPTRVTWIVGAASAAIAGFLPIGEAAELTNIGILLAFVVVCVAVIVLRYRQPELPRSFRTPWMPFVPALGIVFSIWLITFLHWQTWARFAVWLAIGLVIYFGYSYRKSALAGR; encoded by the coding sequence ATGGCCCGGCTCCGCGCGGGGGAAGGGGTTCTCCGCCGCAAACCCATCGAGCACATCGAGGAGACGGAGGTCGGCGAGGGCCCCCGTCTCGACCGGACCCTCGGACTGTGGCAGCTCACCGCGATCGGGGTCGGCGGCATCATCGGCGCAGGGATCTTCACGCTCGCCGGCACGGTGGCCAACGGCACGGCGGGGCCGGCGGTGGTCGTCTCGTTCCTCATCGCCGGGGTGGCGAGCGCGGCGGCGGCGCTGTCGTACGCCGAGTTCGCCGGCCTGATCCCCAAGGCGGGTTCCGCCTACACGTACGGGTACGCGGTGCTCGGCGAGTTGGCGGGCTGGTTCATCGGCTGGGACCTGCTGCTCGAGTACACGGCGATCGTGGCGGTGGTCGCGATCGGCATCTCGGGGTACTTCGGCTTCCTGATCGGCGAACTGGGCGCCGATCTGCCGAGTTGGATGCTGGGCGCGCCCGGCACCGGCGCGGGGCACCGGATCGACCTCTTCGCGGCGGTGCTGTGCCTGCTCATCGCGTATCTGCTGAACCTCGGCATGCGCAACGCGGCCCGCTTCGAGACGGTGGTCGTGGTCCTGAAGGTGCTGGTGGTGCTGCTGGTCATCGTGGTGGGCGTGTTCCACATCGACACCGCGAACTACGACCCGTTCTTCCCCTACGGCGTCGGCGGCGCGTTCACGGGTGCCGCGACGGTGTTCTTCGCCGTGTTCGGCTACGACGCGATGTCGACGGCGGCCGAGGAGTCGAAGGACGCGCAGCGGCACATGCCGAAGGCGATCCTGTACTCGCTGGCGATCTCGATGGTCCTCTACGTGGCCGCCTGCATGGTGCTGACGGGTATGCAGAACTACCGGGAGATCGACCAGGAGAGCGGCTTCTCCACCGCGTTCAAGTCGGTGGGCCTGAGCGGGCTGGCGGACGTGATCGCGGTGGGCGCGATCATCGGCATCCTGACCGTCATGTTCACCTTCATGCTGGGGGTGACCCGGGTCTGGTACAGCATGTCGCGGGACGGGCTGCTGCCGACGTGGTTCGCCAAGACGCACCCCACGCGCCATGTGCCGACCAGGGTGACCTGGATCGTCGGGGCGGCCTCGGCCGCGATCGCCGGGTTCCTGCCGATCGGTGAGGCGGCCGAGCTCACCAACATCGGGATCCTGCTGGCGTTCGTGGTGGTGTGCGTGGCGGTCATCGTGCTGCGCTACCGGCAGCCGGAGCTGCCGCGCTCCTTCCGTACGCCGTGGATGCCGTTCGTGCCGGCGCTGGGGATCGTCTTCTCGATCTGGCTGATCACGTTCCTCCACTGGCAGACCTGGGCGCGGTTCGCCGTGTGGTTGGCGATCGGGCTCGTCATCTACTTCGGTTACTCGTACCGGAAGTCGGCGCTGGCGGGCCGTTAG
- a CDS encoding CapA family protein, with protein MMIVRIARRRQMALAVTALLAAAAACQARIGEPPARSGHPGPAAPRAFTLVASGGVLPHPSVVDRARFDAGGAGGLDFRPLFAGALPVVSRADLALCHLEPGYDADGAGTGGPPTRTPPELAQALAAVGYDGCSVASEDGLAAGADGVRHILDALDRAGIRHAGAARSEGEARTVTIMPAGPAMVAHLAYTQDSGGPALPAGQSWAVGLIDEGRIVADARAARQAGADVVVVSLHWGTAGQDEPDARQLALADALTAASSHGRPDIDLIVGGHAHVPQAYEKVNGTWVIYGTGDQVTGQPADRRGAVDPRGNQSTIGRFTFAPPTRPGGRWEVTTAEFIPQMYDMDAGRVVDLDTALARGADVAGVRERIQQVVLGRGAAEDGLVMGTGR; from the coding sequence ATGATGATCGTACGCATCGCACGCAGACGTCAGATGGCGCTGGCCGTGACGGCGCTCCTCGCCGCGGCCGCGGCCTGCCAGGCGCGGATCGGGGAGCCGCCGGCCCGTTCCGGCCATCCGGGCCCGGCCGCTCCCCGCGCCTTCACCCTGGTGGCGTCCGGCGGCGTCCTGCCGCACCCGTCCGTCGTCGACCGGGCGCGCTTCGACGCGGGCGGCGCCGGAGGACTCGACTTCCGGCCCCTGTTCGCGGGCGCGCTGCCGGTCGTCTCCCGAGCGGACCTGGCGCTCTGTCACCTGGAGCCGGGGTACGACGCCGACGGCGCCGGCACCGGCGGTCCGCCGACCAGGACGCCGCCGGAACTCGCCCAGGCGCTCGCCGCGGTCGGCTACGACGGCTGCTCCGTAGCCTCCGAGGACGGCCTGGCCGCGGGCGCCGACGGCGTCCGGCACATCCTGGACGCCCTGGACCGGGCCGGGATCCGGCATGCCGGCGCGGCCCGCAGCGAGGGCGAGGCGCGCACGGTCACGATCATGCCCGCGGGCCCCGCGATGGTCGCCCATCTCGCCTACACCCAGGACAGCGGCGGCCCGGCGCTCCCGGCCGGGCAGTCCTGGGCGGTCGGCCTGATCGACGAGGGCCGGATCGTCGCCGACGCCCGGGCCGCCCGGCAGGCGGGCGCCGACGTGGTCGTCGTCTCGCTGCACTGGGGTACCGCGGGGCAGGACGAACCGGACGCGCGGCAGCTGGCCCTCGCGGACGCCCTCACTGCCGCCTCCAGCCACGGCCGCCCCGACATCGACCTGATCGTCGGCGGCCACGCCCATGTCCCGCAGGCCTACGAGAAGGTCAACGGCACCTGGGTGATCTACGGCACGGGCGACCAGGTCACCGGCCAGCCCGCCGACCGGCGCGGCGCCGTGGACCCGCGCGGCAACCAGTCCACCATCGGCCGCTTCACCTTCGCCCCGCCCACCCGCCCGGGCGGGCGCTGGGAGGTGACGACGGCCGAGTTCATCCCGCAGATGTACGACATGGACGCCGGCCGGGTGGTCGACCTCGACACGGCACTGGCCCGGGGCGCCGACGTGGCCGGTGTGCGCGAACGCATCCAGCAGGTGGTGCTCGGCCGGGGCGCGGCCGAGGACGGCCTGGTGATGGGGACCGGTCGCTAG
- a CDS encoding sigma-70 family RNA polymerase sigma factor: MTAGTTITDGTTAEHELAALQREHGRPLFALLLRLCDGDRQRAEDLVQETLVRAWQHPEALRTDAFESVRPWLLTVGRRLAIDARRARQARPPEVGDAILENARVCADHAERSAATVDVREAVKTLTPEHREVLVLVYFQGASVAEAAQALGIPPGTVKSRAYYALRALRRVLPGYAADLR; this comes from the coding sequence ATGACGGCCGGAACCACCATCACCGACGGGACGACCGCCGAGCACGAGCTCGCCGCACTCCAGCGCGAGCACGGCCGACCGCTGTTCGCGCTGCTGCTCAGGCTGTGCGACGGCGACCGGCAACGCGCCGAGGACCTCGTCCAGGAAACGCTGGTACGCGCCTGGCAGCACCCCGAGGCGCTGCGCACCGACGCCTTCGAGTCCGTGCGCCCCTGGCTGCTGACCGTGGGCCGGCGGCTCGCGATCGACGCGCGGCGCGCCCGGCAGGCCCGTCCGCCGGAGGTCGGCGACGCGATCCTGGAGAACGCCCGGGTCTGCGCCGACCACGCCGAGCGGTCGGCGGCCACCGTCGATGTGCGCGAGGCTGTGAAGACACTCACTCCCGAGCATCGTGAAGTCCTGGTGCTCGTGTACTTCCAGGGGGCCAGCGTGGCGGAAGCGGCGCAGGCCCTCGGCATCCCGCCCGGTACGGTGAAATCCCGCGCGTACTACGCGCTGCGCGCCCTGCGCAGGGTTCTTCCGGGTTACGCCGCCGACCTGCGATGA
- a CDS encoding zf-HC2 domain-containing protein, with protein sequence MRSLERHRDVGAYALGVLNEADAFRFEDHLMECPSCSVQVTEFGPTARQLMLYRRATPRAVHPVAGPGPRLLDRLLGEVAQRRRAGRRRMLVAVAAAVLCAVAGPGIAIVTDDGDRSVRVSATDERTGVWAQVTSEDEAWGSQVVLEVKDAAGPRVCRLVAVGRDGSEETVTSWTVPRLDARPNTMQGAAALHPDQIERYEVRTTGGKRLVTLDPR encoded by the coding sequence ATGAGGTCCCTGGAGAGGCATCGCGACGTCGGCGCGTACGCGCTCGGCGTGCTGAACGAGGCGGACGCCTTCCGTTTCGAGGACCACCTCATGGAGTGCCCCAGCTGCTCCGTGCAGGTCACCGAATTCGGCCCGACCGCACGGCAGTTGATGCTCTACCGGCGGGCCACACCGCGCGCGGTGCACCCCGTGGCCGGGCCCGGTCCGCGACTGCTGGACCGGCTGCTCGGCGAGGTGGCGCAGCGGCGCCGGGCCGGACGCCGGCGGATGCTCGTCGCGGTGGCCGCCGCGGTGCTGTGCGCCGTCGCCGGACCCGGCATCGCGATCGTCACCGACGACGGCGACCGGTCCGTGCGCGTCTCGGCCACCGACGAGCGCACCGGGGTGTGGGCGCAGGTCACCAGCGAGGACGAGGCCTGGGGCAGCCAGGTGGTGCTGGAGGTCAAGGACGCGGCGGGTCCCCGGGTCTGCCGGCTGGTCGCCGTCGGCCGCGACGGTTCCGAGGAGACGGTGACCAGCTGGACCGTGCCCCGGCTCGACGCCCGTCCGAACACCATGCAGGGCGCGGCGGCCCTGCACCCGGACCAGATCGAGCGCTACGAGGTGCGTACGACGGGCGGGAAGCGCCTGGTGACGCTCGACCCGCGGTAG
- a CDS encoding PP2C family protein-serine/threonine phosphatase, translated as MTTGETGEGGLEGFLADPENVTLDLATAVARCTEALGLQHSVVYLADLQQRQLIPLTDVACTLSVDDSLAGSTYRTQSLRVEESGTGGMTAWLPLVDGAERLGVLAVHSPALTPASLRRGRTLAALLAMMITSRRAYQDSFVRLTRTERMQLPAEMLRAFLPPRTIGTAHVVSTAVLEPAYDLGGDAFDHSLTETTLHTAVFDAMGHDLPSGLTTAVSLAACRNARRAGADLPELVKSVDEALARWLPDQFCTGVLAQLDLASGVLRWTNCGHPAPLLIRDQRLLADAMEREADPPMGLPSMLAGRTRQLHETGLRPGDRVLLYTDGVTEARTREGALFGLERFTDEVIRASVTGELAPETLRRLIHSILDAQPGRLRDDATILMFEWWPPGG; from the coding sequence GTGACGACGGGAGAGACCGGCGAGGGTGGACTGGAGGGCTTCCTCGCCGATCCGGAGAACGTGACGCTGGACCTGGCCACCGCGGTGGCCCGCTGCACCGAGGCCCTCGGACTTCAGCACTCGGTCGTCTACCTCGCCGATCTCCAGCAGCGCCAGCTGATCCCGCTGACCGACGTGGCGTGCACCCTGTCGGTGGACGACTCGCTCGCCGGCAGCACCTACCGCACCCAGTCGCTGCGGGTGGAGGAGTCCGGTACCGGCGGCATGACGGCCTGGCTGCCCCTGGTGGACGGCGCGGAGCGGCTCGGTGTGCTCGCGGTGCACTCCCCCGCGCTCACCCCGGCCTCGCTGCGCCGCGGCCGGACCCTCGCCGCGCTGCTGGCCATGATGATCACCTCCAGGCGGGCGTACCAGGACTCGTTCGTACGGCTGACCCGCACCGAGCGCATGCAACTGCCCGCCGAGATGCTCCGCGCCTTCCTGCCGCCCCGCACCATCGGCACCGCGCACGTCGTCTCCACCGCCGTGCTGGAGCCCGCCTACGACCTCGGCGGCGACGCCTTCGACCACTCGCTGACCGAGACCACCCTGCACACGGCGGTCTTCGACGCCATGGGCCACGATCTGCCCTCGGGCCTGACCACCGCGGTGTCGCTGGCCGCGTGCCGCAACGCCCGCCGTGCCGGGGCCGATCTGCCCGAGCTGGTCAAGAGCGTGGACGAGGCGCTGGCCCGCTGGCTCCCGGACCAGTTCTGCACCGGGGTGCTCGCCCAACTGGACCTGGCGAGCGGTGTCCTGCGCTGGACCAACTGCGGTCACCCGGCTCCGCTGCTCATCCGGGACCAGCGGCTGCTCGCCGACGCGATGGAGCGGGAGGCCGACCCGCCGATGGGGCTGCCGTCCATGCTCGCCGGGCGGACGCGGCAGTTGCACGAGACCGGCCTGCGGCCCGGCGACCGGGTGCTGCTCTACACCGACGGGGTCACCGAGGCGCGCACCCGGGAGGGCGCGCTGTTCGGTCTTGAACGGTTCACGGACGAGGTCATCCGGGCCTCCGTCACGGGCGAACTGGCCCCGGAGACGCTGCGGCGGCTGATCCACTCGATCCTGGACGCCCAGCCGGGCCGGCTGCGGGACGACGCGACGATCCTGATGTTCGAGTGGTGGCCGCCGGGCGGGTGA
- a CDS encoding Fpg/Nei family DNA glycosylase, whose protein sequence is MPELPEVEALKDFLTDNLVGHEIVRVLPVAISVLKTYDPPPSAIEGHEVAAVHRHGKFLDIATDGGPHFVTHLARAGWLQWKDRLPDGPPRPGKGPLALRVALETGAGFDLTEAGTQKRLAVYLVADPQQVPGVARLGPDPLAEDFDEARLAALLRGERRQLKGALRDQSLIAGVGNAYSDEVLHAAKMSPFKLAASLTPEETARLYEALRTTLTDAVERSRGLAAGRLKAEKKSGLRVHGRAGEACPVCGDTIREVSFSDSSLQYCPTCQTGGKPLADRRMSRLLK, encoded by the coding sequence ATGCCCGAACTGCCCGAGGTGGAAGCGCTCAAGGACTTCCTGACCGACAACCTGGTCGGCCACGAGATCGTGCGGGTCCTGCCGGTCGCGATCAGCGTGCTCAAGACCTACGACCCGCCGCCGTCCGCCATCGAGGGGCACGAGGTCGCCGCGGTGCACCGCCACGGCAAGTTCCTCGACATCGCGACGGACGGCGGCCCGCACTTCGTGACCCATCTGGCCCGCGCGGGCTGGCTCCAGTGGAAGGACCGCCTCCCCGACGGCCCGCCCCGCCCCGGCAAGGGCCCGCTCGCGCTGCGCGTGGCGCTGGAGACCGGCGCGGGCTTCGACCTGACGGAGGCCGGCACCCAGAAGCGGCTCGCGGTGTACCTCGTGGCGGATCCGCAGCAGGTGCCCGGCGTGGCCCGGCTCGGCCCGGATCCGCTCGCCGAGGACTTCGACGAGGCGCGCCTGGCCGCACTGCTCCGGGGCGAGCGCCGGCAGCTCAAGGGCGCCCTGCGCGACCAGAGCCTGATCGCCGGCGTGGGCAACGCCTACAGCGACGAGGTCCTGCACGCCGCGAAGATGTCCCCGTTCAAGCTCGCCGCCTCCCTCACGCCCGAGGAGACCGCACGGCTGTACGAGGCGCTGCGCACGACGCTCACGGACGCCGTCGAGCGCTCCCGGGGCCTGGCCGCCGGACGTCTGAAGGCCGAGAAGAAGAGCGGGCTGCGGGTCCACGGCCGCGCCGGCGAGGCCTGCCCCGTGTGCGGTGACACCATCCGCGAGGTCTCCTTCAGCGACTCCTCGCTCCAGTACTGCCCGACCTGCCAGACCGGCGGCAAGCCGCTCGCGGACCGCAGGATGTCCCGGCTTTTGAAGTGA
- a CDS encoding SpoIIE family protein phosphatase codes for MADRGASALSLPDDWPAHPDPILALNQMGSFDWDLDTGLFHMDAQAHEVFDVRPDEYDGDPESLSVRVPPAEARRLDTLVAQAIKDGSENYGAYFRVRRRDGTQRWTHTQGYIRRDETGRPRRIIGIVRDATQELSEFAERREQVDADRDQTSVVQITTAALAHARTVQDVIDVLKDTHGVSHLGATSLVMGLVEAGRIRLVAEGPEGSFVPGTLVTRIDEPYPMSEVVRTLSPRFIESPEEFADGYPILWPHITDLDITSAAYLPLIVQARPIGAMGLLYNDRRGFAPEERNILVALGSSIAQSLQRAMFYEQEKDLASGLQQAMLPRTIPSVPGADVAVRYRSASLGRDIGGDWYDLIPLPGGRVGAVIGDVQGHDTHAAAVMGQLRIVLRAYAAEGHTPATVMARASVFLHELDTDRFATCLYAEADLATGVVQVVRAGHIDPLVRATDGSCRRVPVGGGLPLGLSAEFGRLDYPVGTIELDPGHTLLLCTDGLVEQPGADLDDGMQTLAGLVAAGPRDVWQLADELIEVAEERGGEDDVALLLLRRRGLETPQTGGRLQQHVAPGDPEALIAARHMIRAAVRAWSAADRSDEVELVADELITNALMHTEGAAIVTLRVLSGTDRRLRVEVEDSSSALPRRRDAGESGVSGRGLLLVELLTDVWGVEARGGGKCVWCEFVVPERS; via the coding sequence ATGGCTGATCGGGGAGCGAGCGCCCTGTCACTCCCGGACGACTGGCCCGCCCACCCGGACCCGATCCTGGCGCTCAACCAGATGGGCAGCTTCGACTGGGACCTGGACACGGGTCTGTTCCACATGGACGCCCAGGCCCACGAGGTCTTCGACGTGCGCCCCGACGAATACGACGGCGACCCCGAGTCCCTGTCGGTCCGGGTCCCGCCCGCCGAGGCCCGCCGCCTCGACACCCTGGTCGCCCAGGCCATCAAGGACGGCAGCGAGAACTACGGCGCGTACTTTCGGGTCCGCCGCCGCGACGGCACACAGCGCTGGACCCACACCCAGGGCTACATCCGGCGCGACGAGACGGGACGGCCGCGCCGGATCATCGGCATCGTCCGGGACGCCACCCAGGAGCTGAGCGAGTTCGCCGAGCGCCGCGAACAGGTGGACGCCGACCGCGACCAGACCAGCGTCGTGCAGATCACCACGGCCGCCCTCGCGCACGCCCGTACCGTCCAGGACGTCATCGACGTGCTCAAGGACACCCACGGCGTCAGCCACCTCGGCGCGACCAGCCTGGTCATGGGGCTGGTCGAGGCGGGACGCATCCGGCTGGTCGCCGAGGGCCCCGAGGGCAGCTTCGTGCCCGGCACCCTGGTCACCCGTATCGACGAGCCGTACCCGATGAGCGAGGTCGTGCGCACCCTGAGCCCCCGCTTCATCGAGTCGCCCGAGGAGTTCGCCGACGGCTACCCCATCCTCTGGCCGCACATCACCGACCTCGACATCACCTCGGCCGCCTATCTGCCGCTGATCGTGCAGGCCCGCCCCATCGGGGCCATGGGCCTGCTCTACAACGACCGCCGCGGCTTCGCCCCCGAGGAACGCAACATCCTCGTCGCACTCGGCTCCAGCATCGCCCAGAGCCTGCAACGGGCGATGTTCTACGAACAGGAGAAGGACCTGGCGAGCGGCCTCCAGCAGGCCATGCTGCCGCGCACCATCCCCAGCGTGCCCGGCGCCGACGTCGCCGTCCGCTACCGGTCCGCCTCCCTCGGCCGCGACATCGGCGGCGACTGGTACGACCTGATCCCGCTGCCCGGCGGCCGGGTCGGCGCCGTCATCGGCGACGTCCAGGGCCACGACACGCACGCCGCCGCCGTCATGGGCCAGCTGCGCATCGTGCTGCGCGCCTACGCCGCCGAGGGGCACACCCCGGCCACCGTGATGGCCCGCGCCTCCGTCTTCCTCCACGAACTGGACACCGACCGCTTCGCCACCTGCCTCTACGCGGAGGCCGACCTGGCCACCGGAGTGGTCCAGGTCGTCCGCGCCGGGCACATCGACCCCCTGGTACGGGCCACCGACGGCAGCTGCCGCCGCGTCCCGGTCGGCGGTGGCCTGCCCCTCGGCCTGTCCGCCGAGTTCGGGCGTCTCGACTACCCCGTCGGGACCATAGAACTCGACCCCGGCCACACGCTGCTGCTCTGCACGGACGGCCTCGTAGAACAGCCCGGCGCCGACCTCGACGACGGTATGCAGACCCTCGCCGGGCTGGTCGCCGCCGGACCCCGGGACGTGTGGCAGCTCGCCGACGAGCTGATCGAGGTGGCCGAGGAGCGCGGCGGCGAGGACGACGTGGCGCTGCTCCTGCTGCGCCGCCGCGGCCTGGAGACCCCGCAGACCGGGGGCCGCCTCCAGCAGCACGTCGCCCCGGGCGACCCCGAGGCCCTCATCGCGGCCCGGCACATGATCCGTGCCGCGGTCCGGGCCTGGAGCGCCGCCGACCGGTCGGACGAGGTGGAACTGGTCGCCGACGAACTGATCACCAACGCCCTGATGCACACCGAGGGCGCGGCGATCGTCACCCTGCGGGTGCTGTCCGGCACCGACCGCCGTCTGCGTGTCGAGGTCGAGGACTCCTCCAGCGCCCTGCCGCGCCGCCGGGACGCGGGGGAGTCCGGGGTCTCCGGGCGCGGGCTGCTTCTGGTCGAGCTGCTCACCGACGTGTGGGGTGTGGAGGCCCGGGGCGGGGGCAAGTGCGTGTGGTGCGAGTTCGTGGTGCCGGAACGGTCCTGA